The proteins below come from a single Vidua macroura isolate BioBank_ID:100142 chromosome 17, ASM2450914v1, whole genome shotgun sequence genomic window:
- the LOC128815695 gene encoding iroquois-class homeodomain protein irx-1-A-like gives MRESTGALKAWLARHPRNPYPSKGEKVMLAVVSRMSLTQVSTWFANARRRLKKEKKASWATHSASDGEDSEGEGVPSGAVPIPSSSPVQDGCGDSPEVRTGPGQDKQSQKPKIWSVAEMLESPPSKNGCPPGVPVVLEQV, from the coding sequence ATGCGAGAGAGCACCGGGGCACTGAAGGCTTGGCTGGCACGACACCCTAGGAACCCCTATCCCAGCAAGGGGGAGAAGGTGATGCTGGCTGTGGTCAGCCGGATGAGCCTCACCCAGGTCTCCACCTGGTTTGCCAATGCCCGCCGGCGCctcaagaaggagaaaaaggcgAGCTGGGCCACACACAGTGCCTCAGATGGCGAGGACAGCGAGGGCGAGGGGGTCCCATCGGGTGccgtccccattcccagttccagcCCCGTGCAGGATGGGTGCGGGGACAGCCCCGAGGTGAGGACAGGCCCTGGGCAGGACAAGCAGTCCCAGAAACCCAAGATCTGGAGTGTGGCAGAGATGCTGGAATCTCCCCCCAGCAAGAACGGGTGTCCCCCGGGGGTGCCAGTGGTGCTGGAGCAGGTATAG